The genomic region TGTCACCGCTGGCCTCAAAATGCTCATAGCCATACGCTTGGCTCCAATAAGATAGGGACACACAACTTTATCAGCTCCAGCCCTCTTTAACTTTTGCTCCACATGTTCCTCGTCAGCACGAGCAATAATATAAAGATTGGGGTTTAAACCGCGAGCCGTAAGAGTGATGTATACGTTGTCAGCATCTGAACGGAGCACAGAAATAAGGCCTTTGGCCCGTTCTATACCTGCTTTTTTAAGAACTTCTTCTTGAGTTGAATCTCCTTCTAAATAAAGAAAACCTGCCTTATCAATCTCTTCTATAACCTTGTGATTCTTTTCCACCACCACAAAAGGCACTTCTTTGGCTATCATGTGGCATATATGTTTACCAATACGCCCATAACCACAAATAATGTAATGGTCGTGCAGGGTCTCAAGCTTTGATTCCAGGCGCTTACGGCCCAAAAAATCTTGCAGCTGACCAGAAACAACGGCCTCGGTAATCATGGTAAATACATAGAAGGCCACCCCCACCCCAGCAAATATGAGGAAAGACGTAAAAATACGCCCTTCGTGAGAAAGGGGGTGGACTTCTGAGTAGCCCACCGTAGAAAGGGTAATTACCGTCATGTAAAAAGAATCAAATAGGTTCCAACCTTCTAAAAAGAAATAACCAAAAGTGCCGGTGAAAACTATTAGAAACAATAAAATTAAGGCTAACAGGAGTTTTTTAAGTATCATCTTCGGTTAAACGAGTGACCTCCTCCATAAATTGATAAAATTTTTTCAAATCTTCAATGTAATTATCCGTAAGGTGAATGTGAAGTACCGGGCGATTATCTTCACTTAAGGCCTGAAAGTCACCGTAGGCCTGAGCAAACTCGAGATCCCAAAAAGTAAAACCGAATTCTGGAATAATTTGATCTTCCCGCCGACCTTTACGGGTAAAAATAAAAAATCGCCCAGAACGTGGCCCACCTTTAAAGAGCTGGCCAATAGAATGAAGATATCGAGGACCAAAAC from Thermodesulfatator indicus DSM 15286 harbors:
- a CDS encoding potassium channel family protein: MILKKLLLALILLFLIVFTGTFGYFFLEGWNLFDSFYMTVITLSTVGYSEVHPLSHEGRIFTSFLIFAGVGVAFYVFTMITEAVVSGQLQDFLGRKRLESKLETLHDHYIICGYGRIGKHICHMIAKEVPFVVVEKNHKVIEEIDKAGFLYLEGDSTQEEVLKKAGIERAKGLISVLRSDADNVYITLTARGLNPNLYIIARADEEHVEQKLKRAGADKVVCPYLIGAKRMAMSILRPAVTDFLELVTPAEHLELQLEEVRIFERSDLVGKSLINSQLRQISGVIILAVKKITGEMVFNPPPDYKFEPGDVLVALGDRDGLSRLEDLASGRKKLEDFF